One genomic segment of Vibrio fluvialis includes these proteins:
- a CDS encoding phospholipase A: MDATMKTALLATTLLMSPLLKAQDLSEYDQCLLTTTKSHSGEMTIDQVRERCQSMSEQPAPAEQEDLLSQRRESEKSTEFRPFVMTAHRMNYILPIVYTDSINRKAYEDTGWADGLRKAESEFQISFKVPLNYTDLLFEDDALFFGFTLRSYWQVYSESISRPFRETDYQPELFYFTPTRWQPFGGNTWLGFGIEHQSNGQRQDLSRSWNRIYASLTYEKNRLALNLRPWWRIPEKDKTSADDPNGDDNPDILDYMGHFELTGAYKWDDLAINFTGRENFATNKGYAELGLTFPIWGKVRGYAKYSTGYGENLIDYNHNQQRFGLGIAITDLL; encoded by the coding sequence ATGGACGCAACCATGAAGACGGCACTGCTAGCCACAACGCTGCTTATGTCGCCTTTACTGAAGGCGCAAGATCTCAGTGAGTACGACCAGTGCTTGCTGACCACCACCAAATCACACAGCGGCGAAATGACCATTGATCAGGTACGTGAACGCTGCCAGTCGATGAGTGAACAGCCCGCCCCGGCGGAACAGGAAGATTTGCTGAGTCAGCGGCGTGAATCGGAAAAAAGCACCGAGTTCCGTCCATTTGTGATGACGGCGCACCGCATGAACTACATTCTGCCCATCGTCTACACCGACAGCATTAACCGCAAAGCGTACGAAGACACGGGCTGGGCCGACGGATTACGCAAAGCAGAGTCGGAGTTTCAAATCAGTTTTAAAGTACCGCTCAACTACACCGATTTGCTGTTTGAAGATGATGCGCTGTTCTTTGGATTTACCCTGCGCTCGTACTGGCAGGTCTATTCTGAATCGATTTCGCGCCCTTTCCGTGAAACCGATTATCAGCCCGAGCTGTTTTATTTCACGCCGACCCGTTGGCAACCGTTTGGTGGCAATACCTGGCTTGGGTTCGGTATTGAGCACCAATCGAATGGCCAAAGGCAGGATCTCTCACGCAGTTGGAACCGCATTTATGCGTCACTGACCTACGAGAAGAATCGCTTGGCTCTCAACTTGCGCCCGTGGTGGCGTATTCCGGAAAAAGACAAAACCAGCGCGGACGATCCGAATGGCGATGACAACCCGGATATCCTCGATTACATGGGCCACTTTGAGCTGACTGGTGCCTACAAATGGGATGATCTGGCAATTAACTTCACCGGGCGGGAAAACTTCGCCACTAACAAAGGTTATGCCGAACTCGGTCTCACGTTCCCGATTTGGGGCAAAGTCCGTGGCTACGCGAAATA